The following coding sequences are from one Deinococcus apachensis DSM 19763 window:
- a CDS encoding acyl-CoA thioesterase, with translation MAEVVNKAPRSRARMLELVFPKDTNYLGTAFGGFVLSLMDKAASVAAVRHAGGAVVTARMDGVDFHVPIRVGDAVALDARVVRVGRTSMRVRVDVYRENMASGEQQLATTGFFVFVAVDEEGRPRQVPPLAVEPGPEAEGFDPEARP, from the coding sequence ATGGCGGAAGTCGTGAATAAGGCGCCCCGCAGCCGGGCGCGGATGCTGGAACTGGTGTTTCCCAAAGACACGAATTATCTGGGCACGGCCTTCGGCGGCTTCGTGCTGTCGCTGATGGACAAGGCGGCCTCGGTCGCGGCGGTGCGGCACGCGGGCGGCGCAGTCGTGACGGCGCGCATGGACGGGGTGGACTTCCACGTGCCCATCCGGGTGGGGGACGCGGTGGCCCTCGACGCCCGAGTGGTGCGGGTGGGCCGCACGTCGATGCGGGTGCGGGTGGACGTGTACCGCGAGAATATGGCCTCGGGCGAGCAGCAACTCGCCACCACCGGCTTCTTCGTGTTCGTGGCCGTGGACGAGGAGGGACGGCCCCGGCAGGTGCCCCCCCTGGCTGTAGAGCCCGGGCCGGAGGCTGAGGGCTTCGACCCGGAGGCCCGGCCCTGA
- a CDS encoding ABC transporter substrate-binding protein: MTRRTLVSLALTLAFGTALADKVVNIGYSGPLSGGAAFYGKDVQSGIEMAINELNKAGGVTVGGEKVTFKLVSLDDRYLPNETATNVRRLTSQGIDVIFVPHAGGILTVQPLATRDPNFLLVAYSSEPKILEANNPLTFMLPPRYDNYLQPFVATQMKAFGKKLGMVGTTSAYGKQWAEAVTGEWKKQGGTVGTNNGVDYATTVDYSSAVTKALAEKPDVLFVGGPSQPTALVIKAAREQGFKGGFIVMDQAKFEQMDTVVPRAYLNGSVGVLPTREFPGTQVFVAQYQRAYRKIPTSEAALNYMGMNVLAKAMELAGKTDDPQAIRAQLNAAAKALPQSKTVYKLAGVTANGHVDAEFVIASVRDGKYTRLRVAKVYK; encoded by the coding sequence ATGACTAGGCGCACGCTGGTTTCCCTCGCCCTTACCCTGGCCTTTGGCACGGCCCTGGCGGACAAAGTCGTGAACATCGGGTACAGCGGCCCCCTCTCGGGCGGCGCGGCCTTTTACGGCAAGGACGTGCAGAGCGGGATCGAGATGGCAATTAACGAACTGAACAAGGCGGGCGGCGTCACGGTCGGGGGCGAGAAGGTGACCTTCAAGCTCGTCTCGCTGGACGACCGCTACCTGCCCAACGAGACGGCCACGAACGTGCGCCGCTTGACCTCGCAGGGCATCGACGTGATCTTCGTGCCGCACGCGGGCGGCATCCTGACCGTGCAGCCGCTGGCAACGCGCGACCCCAACTTCCTGCTCGTGGCGTACTCCAGCGAGCCGAAGATTCTGGAGGCGAACAACCCGCTGACCTTCATGCTGCCGCCGCGCTACGACAACTATCTGCAACCCTTCGTCGCCACGCAGATGAAGGCGTTCGGGAAGAAACTCGGCATGGTGGGCACCACGAGCGCGTACGGCAAGCAGTGGGCCGAGGCGGTCACCGGTGAGTGGAAGAAGCAGGGCGGCACCGTCGGCACGAACAACGGGGTGGACTACGCCACGACGGTGGACTACTCCAGCGCGGTCACCAAGGCGCTCGCCGAAAAACCCGACGTGCTGTTCGTGGGCGGGCCGTCGCAGCCCACCGCGCTCGTGATCAAGGCGGCGCGCGAGCAGGGCTTCAAGGGCGGCTTCATCGTGATGGACCAGGCGAAGTTCGAGCAGATGGACACCGTCGTGCCCCGCGCCTACCTCAACGGCTCGGTGGGCGTGCTCCCCACCCGCGAGTTTCCCGGCACGCAGGTCTTCGTGGCGCAGTATCAGCGCGCCTACCGCAAGATTCCCACCAGCGAGGCGGCCCTGAACTACATGGGCATGAACGTGCTCGCCAAGGCGATGGAACTCGCCGGGAAGACCGACGACCCGCAGGCCATCCGCGCGCAGCTCAATGCCGCCGCCAAGGCCCTGCCGCAGAGCAAGACGGTCTACAAGCTCGCGGGCGTGACGGCCAACGGGCATGTGGACGCCGAATTCGTGATCGCCAGCGTGAGGGACGGCAAGTACACCCGGCTGCGCGTCGCCAAGGTCTACAAGTAA
- a CDS encoding branched-chain amino acid ABC transporter permease — protein MTLLLQQLFNALALGGVYALVALGLTLVYGVMRVPNFAHGGLYMLGAYFTYAVLNGLGVGYVPALLLAAVGVALLAALLERVVFYPLRNAPHVHSMIAAIGVLFFLEAAVQLIWGPDFKQITEPVPGILNVGGVVITWQRLIVILASLLVMLGLNYFLKRTLTGATIEAMSQNREGARLVGINVNRVGMLTFAISGALAAAAAALIAPIISVAPGMGEVMNLKVFAIIILGGMGSVPGAIVGAFLLAFAEVFGGFYINLDFADVIGFAALVIVLAIRPEGLFRRGT, from the coding sequence TTGACCCTACTGCTGCAACAACTCTTCAACGCGCTCGCCCTGGGCGGCGTGTACGCGCTCGTGGCGCTGGGGCTGACCCTGGTGTACGGCGTGATGCGGGTGCCCAACTTCGCTCACGGCGGCCTGTACATGCTGGGGGCGTATTTCACCTACGCGGTGCTGAACGGCCTGGGTGTGGGATACGTCCCCGCGCTGCTGCTCGCGGCGGTGGGAGTCGCCCTGCTCGCCGCGCTGCTCGAACGGGTCGTGTTCTACCCCCTGCGAAACGCCCCGCACGTCCACTCCATGATCGCCGCCATCGGGGTGCTGTTCTTTCTGGAGGCCGCCGTGCAACTGATCTGGGGGCCGGACTTCAAGCAGATCACCGAGCCGGTGCCGGGCATCCTGAACGTGGGCGGCGTGGTCATCACCTGGCAGCGCCTGATCGTGATCCTCGCCTCGCTGCTGGTGATGCTGGGGCTGAATTACTTCCTGAAACGCACGCTGACGGGTGCCACTATCGAGGCGATGTCCCAGAACCGCGAGGGCGCGCGGCTGGTCGGCATCAACGTGAACAGGGTCGGGATGCTCACCTTCGCCATCTCGGGGGCGCTCGCCGCGGCCGCCGCCGCCCTTATCGCGCCCATCATCTCAGTCGCGCCGGGCATGGGCGAGGTGATGAACCTCAAGGTCTTCGCCATCATCATCCTGGGCGGGATGGGGAGCGTGCCGGGGGCCATCGTGGGCGCCTTTCTGCTGGCGTTTGCCGAGGTCTTCGGGGGCTTTTACATCAACCTCGACTTCGCGGACGTGATCGGCTTCGCGGCGCTCGTGATCGTGCTGGCGATCCGGCCCGAGGGCCTGTTCAGGAGGGGGACGTGA
- a CDS encoding branched-chain amino acid ABC transporter permease codes for MNRFKPAFLGWLAVFALAALLPLLRPGGYVLDVAINTMIWAMLAYGLNVMLGYTGQLPLAHAGFFGIGAYAVGILTLKAGWNFWLAWPAAVVICALGGLLLGLVAFRTKGDAFAIFTLGVGVIISLIINKWDKLTGGNDGLNGVPSASSFLGIDFSRAANFYYVALAALALTVLIVARTRSSVFGRSLVAIRGGEDLARSAGIDVFSHKLRALMLSTALAGLAGGVYAAYVGFLGSGVTGPTTTFTVLLYLLVGGVGTLAGPLLGTALIFVALQFMKGLQDYQYIVFGPLLVLLVLFAPQGLAGLWDRWSIRRAGTRTERAVDHA; via the coding sequence GTGAACCGCTTCAAACCGGCCTTTCTGGGCTGGCTCGCCGTCTTCGCGCTGGCGGCACTGCTGCCGCTGCTACGCCCCGGTGGCTACGTCCTCGACGTGGCGATCAACACCATGATCTGGGCGATGCTCGCCTACGGGCTGAACGTGATGCTGGGGTACACCGGGCAACTGCCGCTCGCCCACGCCGGATTCTTCGGCATCGGCGCCTACGCGGTCGGCATCCTGACCCTCAAGGCGGGCTGGAACTTCTGGCTCGCCTGGCCCGCCGCGGTCGTGATCTGCGCGCTGGGTGGGCTGCTGCTGGGGTTGGTCGCCTTCCGCACGAAGGGGGACGCCTTCGCCATCTTCACGCTGGGCGTGGGTGTCATCATCTCGCTGATCATCAACAAGTGGGACAAACTCACGGGTGGGAACGACGGCCTGAACGGGGTGCCATCCGCCTCCTCCTTCCTGGGCATCGACTTCTCGAGGGCGGCGAACTTCTACTACGTGGCGCTGGCGGCGCTGGCCCTCACCGTGCTGATCGTGGCGCGCACGAGGAGTAGCGTCTTCGGGCGCTCACTCGTCGCCATCCGGGGCGGGGAGGACCTGGCCCGCAGCGCAGGAATCGACGTGTTCTCCCACAAGCTGCGCGCGCTGATGCTCTCGACGGCGCTGGCGGGACTGGCGGGCGGCGTGTATGCGGCGTACGTGGGCTTTCTGGGCTCGGGCGTAACGGGGCCGACGACGACCTTCACCGTGCTGCTGTACCTGCTCGTCGGCGGGGTGGGGACGCTGGCAGGCCCGCTTCTCGGCACGGCGCTGATCTTCGTGGCGCTGCAATTCATGAAGGGCCTCCAGGACTACCAGTACATCGTGTTCGGGCCGCTGCTCGTGCTGCTGGTGCTGTTCGCGCCGCAGGGGCTGGCGGGGCTGTGGGACCGCTGGAGTATTCGCCGGGCGGGTACGAGGACCGAGAGGGCGGTGGACCATGCTTGA
- a CDS encoding ABC transporter ATP-binding protein, producing MLEVEGLGIHFGGLHAVRDVTATISAGQITAIIGPNGAGKSTFFNLISGFYQPTSGRIRFLGEDITRLRTHQVVSRGIARTFQTTTIYRELSVLDNAMIGHRVRTHAGLFDALLRTGRERRDEAESRGGAMRALERVGLAAQAGRPAGALTQEGQKRVGIAMALASDPKLLLLDEPAAGMNPEETVSLMGLIRELVAGGLTVALVEHKMNLVMGLADGIVVLHHGQKIAQGTPAEVSRDPAVIEAYLGGHAHGGQMGQTTSREAPHA from the coding sequence ATGCTTGAGGTCGAGGGGCTGGGCATCCACTTCGGCGGGTTGCACGCCGTCCGGGACGTGACGGCCACCATTTCGGCAGGGCAGATCACCGCGATCATCGGGCCGAACGGGGCGGGCAAGAGCACCTTTTTCAACCTGATCTCGGGCTTCTACCAGCCGACCTCGGGGCGCATCCGTTTTCTGGGCGAGGACATCACCCGGCTGAGGACCCATCAGGTCGTCTCGCGCGGCATCGCCCGCACCTTCCAGACGACGACGATCTACCGGGAACTCAGCGTGCTGGACAACGCGATGATCGGGCACCGGGTCCGCACGCACGCCGGGCTGTTCGACGCCCTGCTGCGGACGGGGCGCGAGCGGCGGGACGAGGCGGAAAGCCGGGGCGGGGCGATGCGGGCGCTGGAACGGGTGGGCCTCGCCGCGCAGGCCGGGCGTCCCGCCGGGGCGCTGACCCAGGAGGGCCAGAAGCGCGTCGGGATAGCGATGGCCCTCGCCAGCGACCCCAAACTGCTGCTGCTGGACGAGCCCGCCGCCGGGATGAACCCCGAGGAGACGGTGAGCCTGATGGGCCTGATCCGCGAACTCGTGGCCGGTGGCCTGACGGTCGCCCTCGTCGAGCACAAGATGAACCTCGTGATGGGCCTGGCCGACGGGATCGTGGTTCTGCACCACGGCCAGAAGATCGCGCAGGGTACTCCGGCCGAGGTCAGCCGCGACCCCGCCGTGATCGAGGCGTACCTGGGCGGGCACGCGCACGGCGGGCAGATGGGGCAAACCACCAGTCGGGAGGCTCCCCATGCTTGA
- a CDS encoding ABC transporter ATP-binding protein yields MLEVRNLSVSYGSFRALHDVNLTVNPGEIVVLLGANGAGKSTLFRTLSGLGRPSGGTATWNGTPLTGGRPEYNVAHGVAQCPEGRLLFPDLSVEKNLRLGAFVHRRDAAGTPRELERVYALFPILVEKRHDAAGSLSGGQQQMVAIARSLMARPQLLLLDEPSLGLAPLVVEQVFEAVGRVNQAGVSVLLAEQNAFAALGIAHRGYVLEGGRVSLQGTQGELLGDDRVRSAYLGV; encoded by the coding sequence ATGCTTGAGGTCCGCAACCTCAGCGTGAGCTACGGCTCCTTCCGGGCATTGCACGACGTGAACCTGACCGTGAACCCCGGCGAGATCGTGGTGCTGCTCGGCGCGAACGGGGCGGGCAAGAGTACCCTTTTCCGCACGCTGAGCGGGCTCGGGCGGCCCTCGGGGGGCACGGCGACCTGGAACGGCACGCCACTCACCGGGGGGCGCCCCGAGTACAACGTGGCGCACGGGGTCGCGCAGTGCCCGGAGGGCCGTCTCCTCTTCCCCGACCTCAGCGTGGAGAAGAACCTGCGGCTGGGGGCCTTCGTCCACCGCCGGGACGCCGCCGGGACCCCCCGGGAGTTGGAGCGGGTGTATGCCCTCTTCCCCATCCTGGTCGAGAAACGCCATGACGCCGCCGGGAGCCTCAGCGGCGGGCAGCAGCAGATGGTCGCCATCGCCCGTTCGCTGATGGCCCGTCCGCAACTCCTGCTGCTCGACGAGCCCTCGCTGGGCCTGGCCCCGCTGGTCGTCGAGCAGGTGTTCGAAGCGGTGGGGCGGGTAAACCAGGCGGGCGTGAGCGTCCTGCTGGCCGAACAGAACGCCTTCGCCGCGCTCGGGATCGCGCACCGCGGCTATGTGCTGGAGGGTGGGCGCGTCTCGCTGCAGGGCACCCAGGGCGAGTTGCTGGGCGACGACCGGGTGCGGAGCGCATATCTGGGCGTGTAG